The following coding sequences are from one Syngnathus acus chromosome 12, fSynAcu1.2, whole genome shotgun sequence window:
- the LOC119131212 gene encoding calmodulin-regulated spectrin-associated protein 1-B-like isoform X3, with protein sequence MDVSARQGGSTRRRAAEDGELVGVGGGVEVLVVPQDLYDSARAKIEANLRWLLAKAYGIDHIPEDLKDPFYTDQYEQEHIKPPVIHMLLSGEIYCRVCGLILRAEQAVSLRSHQSVLQALSARGIQVRDSDDVHVSTLDLNSSPVKMSCHMHLIDALMMAHTMEMISVEKVVSSVKRFSNFSASKERPMDLEDAMVLWINKVNTKMSAIAEKEMKMKQHLLDSPNYQKVRYRRDHLSGRTLQHFSVVDDLCRDVCDGAALLALIHFYCPELIRLEDICLKDVASIADSMYNIHLLKEFSNEYLNKCFYLKAEDVLYCHPMLRSNVMVFIAELFWWFEIVKPDFVHPRDLKEITDARMLLQPKTSRSYTTMDATKRTFLTTSNAAAMLPSSPDFGIVPSTSSSLHSSVPPRQRRQRGVEGDVAVRNPCSSLARKDEKPQGLSQVWPERRQRPLSQPPPYALHFPNQPDDAVNFSPVRSLSKDSSGIMTPSHMLVGPGRPLHQHRLSGQSLLSHVRIEDEEEILEEEELVAVIHPAAFPRRQRKGDMELDELEVPHTSRRLSNMDVLTPDLQVDSYYLEPLMATIPKPAKEKSISLNKEEESGESHCRSGLFGVKTDVPHKPHRRSPLSECGQLIFKPIPAVKSIHAREGSSLSEKTQPQGFFLHLSGESDCHSHLSSDAEAGQDSDSDIADFEDDDEDVDLLEPGDVKGVCLLREFSEVESFKLREDLKVSERDDKEDWSGRSSPCLSTASCASSCSASGGAGVRMTSFAERKLLKLSLRDGFSSTSSSQVTTPDHSEINPCPPWQLKTEGSPTSAVKKMALSPVVPSELLQLHMQLEEQRRAIEYQKKKMDTLSARQRLKLGQAAFLNVVKKGEGRSDTLPLPLRHSPSADLSAAQKSKSQFCKDDSCLDVLKVQSQAEGRLNGDNRLNTSAQDRASGSDVSERSRSIDLLNEAISTIQQQMTQLSLQQDLLMKKNEASSMESKEPEPKPTLSPTQSPTSDPRSFAVHFVDFIDSTPTRRPPKLSSSQRSKTSESKHKNDTVPDAAGETSPKEENGTGSQDAESSRLDRNFRRRTTFRIQNEQGGAREEPGVSPVKVQSENTTTSDTSIAPSRCTEDDKVDISGTESAGGDESTKGKGLLIQVDLSDLKDSKEGARGEEQKNMLGFFFKDEEKAEDEMAKRRAAFMLKQQRKAQEARLRKQQQEADSELKRDEARRKAEEDRVRKEEEKARRELIKQEYLRRKQQALLEEQGQVKPRPRFKSSRNRPKSLHRGELSSPCKGSTTPDLSFRGSTLSLATEGDSVISGEMESQRAESVCSMDSFAVLSRASSRNMERDWESGSVASSITSFEYNGPKLFKEPSSKSNKPIIINAIAHCCLAGKVNETQKNVLLEELEKCESNHLIILFRDGGCQFRAVYSYSPETEEIVKFTGTGPRAIGHKMIDRLYKYSSDRKQFNIIPAKSVSVSVDALTIHNHLWQAKRPGSARRK encoded by the exons ATGGATGTGAGTGCCAGGCAGGGAGGCAGCACCAGGAGGAGAGCAGCAGAAGATGGTGAACTAGTAGGTGTAGGAGGAGGCGTGGAAGTTCTGGTGGTACCGCAGGACCTGTACGACTCTGCCAGGGCCAAAATAGAAGCAAATCTCCGATGGCTGCTTGCCAAAGCTTATGGCATTG ACCACATCCCAGAGGACCTGAAGGACCCCTTCTACACCGACCAGTATGAGCAGGAGCACATCAAGCCCCCTGTCATTCACATGCTGCTATCCGGAGAGATCTACTGCCGGGTGTGCGGACTCATCCTGCGCGCAGAGCAAGCCGTCTCGCTTCGAAGCCATCAGTCCGTCCTCCAGGCCCTCTCGGCCAGGGGCATCCAAGTGCGGGACTCGGACGACGTGCACGTCTCCACTTTGGATCTCAACTCGAGCCCTGTCAAGATG AGTTGCCACATGCACCTGATCGATGCCCTCATGATGGCCCACACGATGGAGATGATCAGTGTGGAGAAGGTGGTATCCAGTGTCAAGCGCTTCTCCAACTTCAGTGCCTCCAAGGAGCGTCCCATGGACCTGGAAGATGCCATGGTTCTTTGGATCAACAAG GTGAACACAAAAATGAGCGCTATTGCCGAAAAagagatgaagatgaagcAGCACCTGCTGGACTCACCAAACTATCAGAAG GTACGCTATCGCAGGGATCACCTCTCGGGTCGAACACTTCAGCACTTCTCCGTGGTGGACGACCTGTGCAGAGACGTTTGCGACGGCGCTGCTCTTCTGGCCCTAATCCACTTCTATTGCCCTGAACTCATTAGACTTGAAG ATATCTGCCTGAAAGATGTGGCCTCCATTGCCGACAGCATGTACAACATCCATCTGCTGAAGGAGTTTTCCAATGAATACTTGAACAAGTGCTTCTACCTGAAGGCAGAGGACGTGCTGTATTGTCATCCAATGCTAAGG AGCAATGTGATGGTGTTCATCGCCGAGCTCTTCTGGTGGTTTGAGATTGTGAAGCCCGATTTTGTTCACCCCAGAGACCTTAAGGAAATCACAGATG CACGAATGCTTCTGCAGCCCAAGACCTCTCGATCCTACACGACCATGGATGCTACCAAGCGTACTTTCCTCACCACGTCAAACGCCGCTGCAATGTTGCCTTCCAGCCCGGACTTCGG CATTGTACCAAGCACTTCCAGCTCTCTTCACTCTTCAGTGCCTCCAAGACAGAGACGACAGAGGGGAGTTGAGGGCGATGTTGCAG TGAGGAATCCGTGTAGCTCTCTGGCACGTAAAGATGAGAAGCCTCAAGGTTTGTCACAGGTCTGGCCAGAGAGGAGGCAGAG GCCTTTATCTCAGCCGCCACCCTACGCCTTGCATTTCCCCAATCAGCCGGACGACGCAGTCAATTTCAGTCCGGTTCGCTCCCTCAGCAAAGACAGCTCGGGCATTATGACACCCAGCCACATGCTCGTGGGTCCGGGTCGCCCGCTACATCAGCACAGACTGAGCGGGCAAAGCCTCCTCAGCCACGTTCGCattgaggatgaggaggagatcTTAGAGGAGGAAGAACTGGTGGCTGTAATCCACCCCGCTGCTTTCCCCCGACGTCAGCGCAAAGGCGACATGGAGCTGGATGAACTGGAAGTCCCGCACACATCCCGAAGGCTTTCCAACATGGATGTCTTAACTCCAGACTTGCAGGTGGACAGCTACTACCTTGAGCCTCTGATGGCCACCATCCCAAAGCCAGCGAaagagaagagcatcagcctgaacaaggaggaggagagcggGGAGAGTCACTGCAGGTCAGGGCTATTTGGTGTGAAGACAGATGTTCCACACAAACCGCACCGGAGGTCACCATTGTCTGAATGTGGTCAGTTAATATTTAAGCCCATACCTGCTGTTAAATCCATCCACGCCCGGGAAGGTTCTTCACTTTCTGAGAAGACACAACCGCAAGGATTCTTCCTTCACTTGTCTGGAGAGAGTGACTGTCACAGTCATCTTTCCTCCGACGCTGAAGCCGGTCAAGACTCTGACTCGGACATTGCAGATTTcgaggacgacgacgaggaCGTGGACCTGCTCGAGCCGGGCGACGTGAAAGGGGTTTGTTTATTGCGAGAATTCTCCGAGGTCGAGTCTTTTAAGCTGAGAGAAGACCTGAAGGTGAGCGAGCGAGACGACAAGGAAGACTGGAGTGGACGTTCCAGTCCTTGCCTCAGTACGGCGTCCTGCGCGAGCAGCTGCAGCGCTTCGGGCGGCGCCGGTGTCAGAATGACCAGCTTTGCCGAAAGAAAGCTGCTTAAGCTCAGCCTCCGTGACGGATTCTCCAGCACGAGCAGTTCGCAGGTGACGACGCCCGATCACTCCGAGATTAACCCTTGCCCTCCGTGGCAACTCAAAACCGAAGGAAGCCCCACGTCCGCTGTGAAGAAGATGGCGCTTTCTCCAGTTGTGCCTTCAGAGTTGCTGCAGCTCCACATGCAGCTCGAAGAGCAAAGGCGCGCCATCGAgtaccagaagaagaagatggacACCTTGTCGGCACGGCAACGACTGAAACTGGGCCAAGCTGCCTTCTTGAACGTCGTGAAGAAGGGAGAAGGGAGGAGCGACACGCTCCCTCTTCCTCTCAGACATTCGCCTTCCGCCGATCTGTCCGCTGCTCAGAAATCAAAGAGTCAATTCTGCAAGGATGACTCCTGTCTTGACGTTTTGAAGGTGCAGTCACAAGCGGAAGGAAGACTAAATGGAGATAACCGGCTCAACACCTCGGCTCAGGATCGCGCCTCAGGGTCGGACGTGAGTGAGCGCTCCCGCTCCATCGACCTCCTCAACGAAGCCATCAGCACTATCCAGCAGCAGATGACACAGCTGTCGTTGCAGCAAGACTTGCTGATGAAGAAGAATGAAGCTTCATCGATGGAATCGAAAGAGCCAGAACCGAAACCAACTCTAAGCCCAACACAATCCCCCACCTCAGACCCCAGATCTTTCGCCGTCCACTTTGTCGACTTCATTGACAGCACCCCCACCCGCCGTCCTCCCAAGCTGAGCTCCAGCCAGCGAAGCAAAACCTCCGAGTCGAAGCACAAGAATGACACGGTGCCTGACGCTGCAGGTGAAACCTCCCCCAAGGAAGAAAATGGTACAGGAAGCCAGGATGCTGAAAGTTCCAGGCTGGATAGAAACTTCAGAAGACGCACTACCTTCAGAATCCAAAATGAGCAAGGTGGTGCCAGGGAGGAACCTGGAGTATCTCCTGTCAAAGTTCAATCAGAGAACACAACGACCTCAGATACCTCCATCGCTCCATCACGCTGCACGGAAGATGACAAAGTCGACATCTCAGGGACAGAATCAGCGGGTGGAGACGAGAGCACCAAGGGAAAAGGTCTACTCATCCAGGTTGACCTTTCAGACCTGAAAGACTCCAAGGAGGGTGCGAGAGGCGAGGAACAGAAGAACATGCTCGGCTTCTTTTTTAAG GATGAAGAGAAGGCCGAGGATGAGATGGCTAAACGTCGCGCCGCCTTCATGCTCAAACAGCAGCGCAAAGCCCAGGAGGCCAGGCTAcgcaagcagcagcaggaagcGGACAGCGAGCTCAAGCGTGACGAGGCCAG GCGTAAAGCCGAGGAGGACCGGGTTcggaaagaggaggagaaggccaGACGAGAGCTGATAAAGCAGGAGTACCTGCGCCGGAAGCAGCAGGCCTTGTTGGAAGAACAGGGTCAGGTTAAGCCGAGGCCCAGGTTCAAGTCCAGCAGAAATAGACCCAAATCACTCCACCGCGGCGAGTTGAGCAGTCCCTGTAAAGGATCCACCACAC ccgATTTGAGCTTTCGAGGATCCACGTTGTCTTTAGCCACCGAGGGGGACAGTGTCATCTCCGGAGAGATGGAGTCGCAGAG GGCTGAGTCGGTCTGCTCCATGGATTCCTTCGCTGTGCTTAGCAGAGCCTCCAGCAGGAACATGGAGCGCGACTGGGAGAGCGGCTCCGTCGCCTCCTCCATCACGTCATTCGAGTACAACG GGCCCAAGCTTTTTAAAGAGCCCAGCTCCAAGTCCAACAAGCCCATCATCATCAACGCCATCGCACACTGCTGCCTAGCTGGGAAGGTGAACGAGACCCAGAAGAACGTCCTTCTGGAG GAGCTCGAAAAGTGCGAGTCCAATCACCTGATCATCCTCTTCCGCGACGGCGGCTGCCAGTTCCGCGCCGTGTACTCGTACTCGCCGGAGACGGAGGAAATCGTCAAATTCACGGGCACAGGGCCGCGCGCCATCGGCCACAAGATGATCGACAGGCTCTACAAGTACAGCTCGGACCGCAAGCAGTTCAACATCATCCCGGCCAAGTCGGTGTCGGTCAGCGTGGACGCGCTGACCATCCACAACCACTTGTGGCAGGCTAAGAGGCCCGGCAGCGCGCGCAGGAAGTGA
- the LOC119131212 gene encoding calmodulin-regulated spectrin-associated protein 1-B-like isoform X2 yields the protein MDVSARQGGSTRRRAAEDGELVGVGGGVEVLVVPQDLYDSARAKIEANLRWLLAKAYGIDHIPEDLKDPFYTDQYEQEHIKPPVIHMLLSGEIYCRVCGLILRAEQAVSLRSHQSVLQALSARGIQVRDSDDVHVSTLDLNSSPVKMSCHMHLIDALMMAHTMEMISVEKVVSSVKRFSNFSASKERPMDLEDAMVLWINKVNTKMSAIAEKEMKMKQHLLDSPNYQKPDILHALAHCMLEPVEFSRVVRYRRDHLSGRTLQHFSVVDDLCRDVCDGAALLALIHFYCPELIRLEDICLKDVASIADSMYNIHLLKEFSNEYLNKCFYLKAEDVLYCHPMLRSNVMVFIAELFWWFEIVKPDFVHPRDLKEITDARMLLQPKTSRSYTTMDATKRTFLTTSNAAAMLPSSPDFGIVPSTSSSLHSSVPPRQRRQRGVEGDVAVRNPCSSLARKDEKPQGLSQVWPERRQRPLSQPPPYALHFPNQPDDAVNFSPVRSLSKDSSGIMTPSHMLVGPGRPLHQHRLSGQSLLSHVRIEDEEEILEEEELVAVIHPAAFPRRQRKGDMELDELEVPHTSRRLSNMDVLTPDLQVDSYYLEPLMATIPKPAKEKSISLNKEEESGESHCRSGLFGVKTDVPHKPHRRSPLSECGQLIFKPIPAVKSIHAREGSSLSEKTQPQGFFLHLSGESDCHSHLSSDAEAGQDSDSDIADFEDDDEDVDLLEPGDVKGVCLLREFSEVESFKLREDLKVSERDDKEDWSGRSSPCLSTASCASSCSASGGAGVRMTSFAERKLLKLSLRDGFSSTSSSQVTTPDHSEINPCPPWQLKTEGSPTSAVKKMALSPVVPSELLQLHMQLEEQRRAIEYQKKKMDTLSARQRLKLGQAAFLNVVKKGEGRSDTLPLPLRHSPSADLSAAQKSKSQFCKDDSCLDVLKVQSQAEGRLNGDNRLNTSAQDRASGSDVSERSRSIDLLNEAISTIQQQMTQLSLQQDLLMKKNEASSMESKEPEPKPTLSPTQSPTSDPRSFAVHFVDFIDSTPTRRPPKLSSSQRSKTSESKHKNDTVPDAAGETSPKEENGTGSQDAESSRLDRNFRRRTTFRIQNEQGGAREEPGVSPVKVQSENTTTSDTSIAPSRCTEDDKVDISGTESAGGDESTKGKGLLIQVDLSDLKDSKEGARGEEQKNMLGFFFKDEEKAEDEMAKRRAAFMLKQQRKAQEARLRKQQQEADSELKRDEARRKAEEDRVRKEEEKARRELIKQEYLRRKQQALLEEQGQVKPRPRFKSSRNRPKSLHRGELSSPCKGSTTPDLSFRGSTLSLATEGDSVISGEMESQRAESVCSMDSFAVLSRASSRNMERDWESGSVASSITSFEYNGPKLFKEPSSKSNKPIIINAIAHCCLAGKVNETQKNVLLEELEKCESNHLIILFRDGGCQFRAVYSYSPETEEIVKFTGTGPRAIGHKMIDRLYKYSSDRKQFNIIPAKSVSVSVDALTIHNHLWQAKRPGSARRK from the exons ATGGATGTGAGTGCCAGGCAGGGAGGCAGCACCAGGAGGAGAGCAGCAGAAGATGGTGAACTAGTAGGTGTAGGAGGAGGCGTGGAAGTTCTGGTGGTACCGCAGGACCTGTACGACTCTGCCAGGGCCAAAATAGAAGCAAATCTCCGATGGCTGCTTGCCAAAGCTTATGGCATTG ACCACATCCCAGAGGACCTGAAGGACCCCTTCTACACCGACCAGTATGAGCAGGAGCACATCAAGCCCCCTGTCATTCACATGCTGCTATCCGGAGAGATCTACTGCCGGGTGTGCGGACTCATCCTGCGCGCAGAGCAAGCCGTCTCGCTTCGAAGCCATCAGTCCGTCCTCCAGGCCCTCTCGGCCAGGGGCATCCAAGTGCGGGACTCGGACGACGTGCACGTCTCCACTTTGGATCTCAACTCGAGCCCTGTCAAGATG AGTTGCCACATGCACCTGATCGATGCCCTCATGATGGCCCACACGATGGAGATGATCAGTGTGGAGAAGGTGGTATCCAGTGTCAAGCGCTTCTCCAACTTCAGTGCCTCCAAGGAGCGTCCCATGGACCTGGAAGATGCCATGGTTCTTTGGATCAACAAG GTGAACACAAAAATGAGCGCTATTGCCGAAAAagagatgaagatgaagcAGCACCTGCTGGACTCACCAAACTATCAGAAG CCCGACATATTGCATGCACTTGCCCATTGTATGTTGGAGCCTGTGGAGTTCTCCCGCGTG GTACGCTATCGCAGGGATCACCTCTCGGGTCGAACACTTCAGCACTTCTCCGTGGTGGACGACCTGTGCAGAGACGTTTGCGACGGCGCTGCTCTTCTGGCCCTAATCCACTTCTATTGCCCTGAACTCATTAGACTTGAAG ATATCTGCCTGAAAGATGTGGCCTCCATTGCCGACAGCATGTACAACATCCATCTGCTGAAGGAGTTTTCCAATGAATACTTGAACAAGTGCTTCTACCTGAAGGCAGAGGACGTGCTGTATTGTCATCCAATGCTAAGG AGCAATGTGATGGTGTTCATCGCCGAGCTCTTCTGGTGGTTTGAGATTGTGAAGCCCGATTTTGTTCACCCCAGAGACCTTAAGGAAATCACAGATG CACGAATGCTTCTGCAGCCCAAGACCTCTCGATCCTACACGACCATGGATGCTACCAAGCGTACTTTCCTCACCACGTCAAACGCCGCTGCAATGTTGCCTTCCAGCCCGGACTTCGG CATTGTACCAAGCACTTCCAGCTCTCTTCACTCTTCAGTGCCTCCAAGACAGAGACGACAGAGGGGAGTTGAGGGCGATGTTGCAG TGAGGAATCCGTGTAGCTCTCTGGCACGTAAAGATGAGAAGCCTCAAGGTTTGTCACAGGTCTGGCCAGAGAGGAGGCAGAG GCCTTTATCTCAGCCGCCACCCTACGCCTTGCATTTCCCCAATCAGCCGGACGACGCAGTCAATTTCAGTCCGGTTCGCTCCCTCAGCAAAGACAGCTCGGGCATTATGACACCCAGCCACATGCTCGTGGGTCCGGGTCGCCCGCTACATCAGCACAGACTGAGCGGGCAAAGCCTCCTCAGCCACGTTCGCattgaggatgaggaggagatcTTAGAGGAGGAAGAACTGGTGGCTGTAATCCACCCCGCTGCTTTCCCCCGACGTCAGCGCAAAGGCGACATGGAGCTGGATGAACTGGAAGTCCCGCACACATCCCGAAGGCTTTCCAACATGGATGTCTTAACTCCAGACTTGCAGGTGGACAGCTACTACCTTGAGCCTCTGATGGCCACCATCCCAAAGCCAGCGAaagagaagagcatcagcctgaacaaggaggaggagagcggGGAGAGTCACTGCAGGTCAGGGCTATTTGGTGTGAAGACAGATGTTCCACACAAACCGCACCGGAGGTCACCATTGTCTGAATGTGGTCAGTTAATATTTAAGCCCATACCTGCTGTTAAATCCATCCACGCCCGGGAAGGTTCTTCACTTTCTGAGAAGACACAACCGCAAGGATTCTTCCTTCACTTGTCTGGAGAGAGTGACTGTCACAGTCATCTTTCCTCCGACGCTGAAGCCGGTCAAGACTCTGACTCGGACATTGCAGATTTcgaggacgacgacgaggaCGTGGACCTGCTCGAGCCGGGCGACGTGAAAGGGGTTTGTTTATTGCGAGAATTCTCCGAGGTCGAGTCTTTTAAGCTGAGAGAAGACCTGAAGGTGAGCGAGCGAGACGACAAGGAAGACTGGAGTGGACGTTCCAGTCCTTGCCTCAGTACGGCGTCCTGCGCGAGCAGCTGCAGCGCTTCGGGCGGCGCCGGTGTCAGAATGACCAGCTTTGCCGAAAGAAAGCTGCTTAAGCTCAGCCTCCGTGACGGATTCTCCAGCACGAGCAGTTCGCAGGTGACGACGCCCGATCACTCCGAGATTAACCCTTGCCCTCCGTGGCAACTCAAAACCGAAGGAAGCCCCACGTCCGCTGTGAAGAAGATGGCGCTTTCTCCAGTTGTGCCTTCAGAGTTGCTGCAGCTCCACATGCAGCTCGAAGAGCAAAGGCGCGCCATCGAgtaccagaagaagaagatggacACCTTGTCGGCACGGCAACGACTGAAACTGGGCCAAGCTGCCTTCTTGAACGTCGTGAAGAAGGGAGAAGGGAGGAGCGACACGCTCCCTCTTCCTCTCAGACATTCGCCTTCCGCCGATCTGTCCGCTGCTCAGAAATCAAAGAGTCAATTCTGCAAGGATGACTCCTGTCTTGACGTTTTGAAGGTGCAGTCACAAGCGGAAGGAAGACTAAATGGAGATAACCGGCTCAACACCTCGGCTCAGGATCGCGCCTCAGGGTCGGACGTGAGTGAGCGCTCCCGCTCCATCGACCTCCTCAACGAAGCCATCAGCACTATCCAGCAGCAGATGACACAGCTGTCGTTGCAGCAAGACTTGCTGATGAAGAAGAATGAAGCTTCATCGATGGAATCGAAAGAGCCAGAACCGAAACCAACTCTAAGCCCAACACAATCCCCCACCTCAGACCCCAGATCTTTCGCCGTCCACTTTGTCGACTTCATTGACAGCACCCCCACCCGCCGTCCTCCCAAGCTGAGCTCCAGCCAGCGAAGCAAAACCTCCGAGTCGAAGCACAAGAATGACACGGTGCCTGACGCTGCAGGTGAAACCTCCCCCAAGGAAGAAAATGGTACAGGAAGCCAGGATGCTGAAAGTTCCAGGCTGGATAGAAACTTCAGAAGACGCACTACCTTCAGAATCCAAAATGAGCAAGGTGGTGCCAGGGAGGAACCTGGAGTATCTCCTGTCAAAGTTCAATCAGAGAACACAACGACCTCAGATACCTCCATCGCTCCATCACGCTGCACGGAAGATGACAAAGTCGACATCTCAGGGACAGAATCAGCGGGTGGAGACGAGAGCACCAAGGGAAAAGGTCTACTCATCCAGGTTGACCTTTCAGACCTGAAAGACTCCAAGGAGGGTGCGAGAGGCGAGGAACAGAAGAACATGCTCGGCTTCTTTTTTAAG GATGAAGAGAAGGCCGAGGATGAGATGGCTAAACGTCGCGCCGCCTTCATGCTCAAACAGCAGCGCAAAGCCCAGGAGGCCAGGCTAcgcaagcagcagcaggaagcGGACAGCGAGCTCAAGCGTGACGAGGCCAG GCGTAAAGCCGAGGAGGACCGGGTTcggaaagaggaggagaaggccaGACGAGAGCTGATAAAGCAGGAGTACCTGCGCCGGAAGCAGCAGGCCTTGTTGGAAGAACAGGGTCAGGTTAAGCCGAGGCCCAGGTTCAAGTCCAGCAGAAATAGACCCAAATCACTCCACCGCGGCGAGTTGAGCAGTCCCTGTAAAGGATCCACCACAC ccgATTTGAGCTTTCGAGGATCCACGTTGTCTTTAGCCACCGAGGGGGACAGTGTCATCTCCGGAGAGATGGAGTCGCAGAG GGCTGAGTCGGTCTGCTCCATGGATTCCTTCGCTGTGCTTAGCAGAGCCTCCAGCAGGAACATGGAGCGCGACTGGGAGAGCGGCTCCGTCGCCTCCTCCATCACGTCATTCGAGTACAACG GGCCCAAGCTTTTTAAAGAGCCCAGCTCCAAGTCCAACAAGCCCATCATCATCAACGCCATCGCACACTGCTGCCTAGCTGGGAAGGTGAACGAGACCCAGAAGAACGTCCTTCTGGAG GAGCTCGAAAAGTGCGAGTCCAATCACCTGATCATCCTCTTCCGCGACGGCGGCTGCCAGTTCCGCGCCGTGTACTCGTACTCGCCGGAGACGGAGGAAATCGTCAAATTCACGGGCACAGGGCCGCGCGCCATCGGCCACAAGATGATCGACAGGCTCTACAAGTACAGCTCGGACCGCAAGCAGTTCAACATCATCCCGGCCAAGTCGGTGTCGGTCAGCGTGGACGCGCTGACCATCCACAACCACTTGTGGCAGGCTAAGAGGCCCGGCAGCGCGCGCAGGAAGTGA